A region from the Triticum aestivum cultivar Chinese Spring chromosome 3D, IWGSC CS RefSeq v2.1, whole genome shotgun sequence genome encodes:
- the LOC123076812 gene encoding putative F-box protein At5g38270, translating into MEEPTAAAADWSKLPSDVLTTVLGALEFPDLFRAAAVCAAWRATARALRRLGIYLRPQTPCLLYTTAAAGPNAAELFSLADKKAYRVRLPDPPIGERNIVGSSHGWLVTADARSELHLLNPTTGEQVTLPSVATIEQVSPVFDRDGNLERYDLSRHGDEPQPCGVDELRGVLYLKVVLSGDPALGDCTAVVIHNPYRCLSFARVGDDKWHWIPSAPGEPPRYSDCIFADDGALYAMNLLGGIHCYAIEGSGATCNMIF; encoded by the coding sequence ATGGAGGAACCGACGGCGGCCGCTGCCGACTGGTCCAAGCTCCCGTCAGACGTCCTCACCACCGTCCTCGGCGCCCTCGAGTTCCCAGACCTCTTCCGCGCCGCCGCAGTCTGCGCGGCCTGGCGCGCCACCGCCCGCGCCCTCCGTCGCCTCGGGATCTACCTCCGTCCCCAAACCCCCTGCCTCCTctacaccaccgccgccgccggcccgaaCGCCGCCGAGCTCTTCAGCCTCGCCGACAAGAAGGCCTACAGGGTGCGCCTCCCGGACCCTCCCATCGGGGAGCGCAACATCGTCGGCTCCTCGCACGGGTGGCTCGTCACCGCCGACGCCCGCTCCGAGCTCCACCTCCTCAACCCCACCACCGGCGAGCAGGTCACGCTCCCCTCCGTCGCCACCATCGAGCAGGTGAGCCCCGTCTTCGACCGCGACGGCAACCTCGAAAGGTACGACCTTTCTCGCCACGGCGACGAGCCGCAGCCCTGTGGGGTGGACGAGCTCCGGGGAGTTCTGTATCTCAAGGTCGTGCTGTCCGGCGATCCCGCGTTGGGGGATTGCACGGCCGTGGTGATTCACAATCCCTATAGGTGTCTCTCGTTTGCGAGGGTCGGTGACGACAAGTGGCACTGGATCCCCTCGGCACCCGGCGAACCGCCGCGGTACTCCGACTGCATATTCGCCGACGACGGCGCGCTCTACGCGATGAATCTCCTCGGCGGTATCCATTGCTACGCCATTGAAGGTTCTGGTGCTACCTGCAACATGATTTTCTAG